In a genomic window of Larus michahellis chromosome 3, bLarMic1.1, whole genome shotgun sequence:
- the LOC141740532 gene encoding protein ELYS-like, producing MAEAWGLLHQHATQANLEDLLKHMYETCQEMGLMEDLLKLPSTDTEQNDHDPRLRERAVARNSALPQYGKILPRIQRKLAVERAKPYHLPASVVREVSRPTPLSTVTNPANAGHLCTRENFLSAVLCKTGEVWEGNEQETGFSRVDRLPDLMVHPVPSCSAAQSPCRASTSFMPSSPPRSNMHGSISQNNFSGGSELNLLTTPPVVKRAKVLATSASGVPGFTPRSILRSNLRTTPLATPSASPGRSVTPPLRAKKPRVSFREENSNAAWTVGELPSKEEEDAKYTESVRKQKLKRGRTAKSKMKKASKTTRKGGSWSPPPVEIKFVSPFGSALDKAMDLLLVQNRFLFGIGELNAAKLKA from the exons atggcggaggcttggggtctgttgcaccaacatgccactcaggcaaacttagaagacctcttaaaacacatgtacgaAACGTGCCaggagatgggcctgatggaagacttgctgaagctgccttccacagacaccgaacaa aatgATCATGATCCTCGCTTGAGAGAGAGGGCAGTTGCCCGAAATTCTGCGTTACCCCAatatggcaagatccttccacgaattcAAAGGAagctggccgtagagagagccaagccTTACCATTTGCCTGCGTCGGTCgtaagagaag tctcaagaccaacGCCATTATCCACAGTAACAAACCCAGCTAATGCAGGACATTTGTGTACTAGAGAAAATTTCCTCAGTGCTGTATTGTGCAAAACTGGAGAAGTCTGGGAAGGAAATGAGCAGGAAACCGGTTTCTCACGAGTTGATAG GTTGCCTGATTTGATGGTCCATCCCGTTCCTTCATGTTCTGCAGCACAGTCACCATGCAGAGCTTCCACATCGTTCATGCCATCCAGCCCACCGAGATCAAATATGCATGGTTCcatctcacaaaataatttttcaggaggCTCAGAGCTGAATTTACTTACCACTCCTCCTGTGGTTaag agagCTAAAGTTTTGGCCACATCTGCTTCTGGTGTTCCTGGGTTTACTCCTCGGTCTATTCTCAGATCCAACCTTCGCACCACTCCCCTAGCTACTCCCTCCGCGTCTCCGGGACGATCGGTCACTCCTCCTTTACGAGCAAAGAAACCTAGAGTATCATTCAGGGAGGAGAACTCGAACGCAGCATGGACTGTTGGG GAGCTTCCGagtaaagaggaagaggatgccaAATACACAGAGTCTGTGCGAAAGCAAAAATTGAAGAGAGGTagaactgcaaaatcaaaaatgaagaaagcaagcaa gaccacaagaaaaggaggctcttggtcacctccaccggtggaaataaaattcgtctctccttttggaagtgcactggataaagccatggatc TCttactggtacagaacaggtttctttttggcattgGTGAACTTAATGctgcgaagcttaaagcttga